The Vulpes vulpes isolate BD-2025 chromosome 8, VulVul3, whole genome shotgun sequence genome has a window encoding:
- the CD2 gene encoding T-cell surface antigen CD2 produces MNLACQILASFLLIFVFYIKGEVIETKLVWGALGHDFDLDSAGFQMNAKIDHIRWEKGKTKVAELKTGILKDTHGKYNISTNGFLKIKRLMMNDSDIYKVAIYDKNGKSVLRRNYQLNIQEEVSTPKILWSCGNQSLTCEITSGTDPTLMLYVNQTMIKSLLNMTIVQWNWTTQQEMTVSCAAKNEVSQKREVKTINCSEKGLDIYLIVGICGGGTIFIIFMTLLIFYINKRKKQNSRRNDEELGPRAHRVTTKEKGRKPRQFPGSTPPNPAVSQPPPPPSHRAQAPCHRPPPPSHRVQHHQQKKPPAPSATQVHQQKGPPLPRPRVQPKPPHGATESS; encoded by the exons ATGAACCTCGCATGTCAAATCTTAGCCAGCTTCCTTCTGATTTTCGTCTTTTACATCAAAG GTGAGGTCATTGAAACCAAGCTTGTCTGGGGTGCCCTTGGTCATGACTTTGACCTGGACTCTGCTGGTTTTCAAATGAATGCTAAGATAGACCATATACGATGGGAAAAAGGCAAAACCAAGGTTGCAGAACTCAAAACAGGCATACTTAAAGACACACAtggaaaatacaacatatcaacaAACGGATTTCTGAAAATTAAACGTCTGATGATGAATGACAGCGATATCTACAAGGTGGCTATAtatgataaaaatggaaagagtgTATTGAGAAGAAATTATCAATTGAATATTCAAG aagaggTCTCAACACCTAAGATCCTCTGGAGTTGTGGCAACCAATCCCTGACCTGTGAGATAACAAGTGGAACTGACCCTACATTAATGCTGTATGTAAATCAGACCATGATCAAAAGCCTTCTTAACATGACGATCGTGCAATGGAATTGGACAACCCAACAGGAAATGACAGTCAGTTGCGCAGCAAAAAATGAAGTCAGCCAGAAAAGGGAAGTGAAAACCATCAATTGTTCAG AGAAGGGCCTGGACATCTATCTCATTGTTGGCATTTGTGGAGGAGGCaccattttcattatctttatgACACTACTCATTTTctacatcaacaagagaaaaaaacagaacagtaGGAGAAATG ATGAGGAGCTGGGGCCACGAGCACACAGAGTAACCACCAAGGAAAAGGGCCGGAAGCCCCGTCAGTTTCCAGGATCAACTCCTCCAAATCCAGCTGTGTCCCAACCTCCGCCACCACCTAGTCATCGGGCCCAGGCCCCTTGTCATCGGCCCCCGCCTCCTAGCCACCGCGTCCAGCACCACCAGCAGAAGAAGCCTCCTGCTCCATCGGCCACACAAGTTCACCAGCAGAAGGGTCCTCCCCTCCCTCGGCCTCGAGTTCAACCGAAACCTCCCCATGGGGCCACTGAAAGCTCGTAA